One Ostrea edulis chromosome 6, xbOstEdul1.1, whole genome shotgun sequence genomic window, AAGACATCACTGAAAAAATGGTAGCTGTGTTTCAGTTGTCCTTCCAAAGATTTTGGAGATGCTGGAAGAAAGCTTACTGGTCTATGATTATCTTTCCCTAATGTTCTATTCTTCCTACGCTGTGGAGTAAACTGAACTATTGTGACTTTTTCGGTAACGTTAATTACCGTTTGTATTTGAGGTAAAGGTCTCTTGATAATAGGTTTAGCAATTTACGAAAGTTTGGGGGAAATTCCATTTATACCAGTGTTTTTGCTATTAATAGTTTTGATTGCTAAAAAATAGATGAACTTGTTTGTAGTACAATTAATCTATAGGGCCTTAGATACTCTTTGATTTTTAATTGCTTCATTGATTTCATAACATTGTCTGTTTACATTTTGTAGAAAAACGACTCCTCATGGGGACAAACCACACCACCACAGCGCCCTCTATCAAACATGGAATTGGATTTACAGCAGTTACAACGGACCACCAGGAACACATGGGGATAGATCACACAGTTCATTTCCCAAGCGTTATCACCAATGACGGCAATGGACTTGATCCATTTACCAGTGTTTTTCGAGCACCCACTTCCGGTTTATATCTTTTCAGCGCATCTATACTTAGTGAACGTGGTCAGGAAGTTCGATGTGCctttgttaaaaattgtgatgcTATTGCTTATATATTTAGCGGCGACAGTTCCACACATTCTAATGGAGCCAAGTCGGTTCTTCTTGACCTTTCTACAAACGACGATGTATGGATAAAAATTGTTGGGTACAACGATGTAAAGATATATGGAGGAGCTTGGTCTTCCTTTATGGGTGTATTGATATCACCATAGATACATAAATAGTTCTCGAAGGGTGAACCTTTTCCACGCTTTCTTCTGCGAACGAagtcataataataataatatttatatagcgcattatatgATTATGAATACTCATTATAAAGCGCTGtatacaataaaaattatatggcatgttataaaagtaatAAAAGTAAATTATGATGGCTATTTGACAGatattatcaaaactatattagcaaaacatcaataaataaatgtaaattaaatttattaagATTGATTCAGGCTGTGCTTGTAGGAAAGTTCCA contains:
- the LOC125647724 gene encoding cerebellin-2-like, encoding MWITVALLLLQFSFAYLDKTCDEKLIVFENKLADLERVTTKLALKLEETVKTLGETRKNLEHATLTIEDLTNENIDIKEQLREALRGFKEVTNIPIENASEPDANAEGTINKPTMQEKRRGSPPSQEKRLLMGTNHTTTAPSIKHGIGFTAVTTDHQEHMGIDHTVHFPSVITNDGNGLDPFTSVFRAPTSGLYLFSASILSERGQEVRCAFVKNCDAIAYIFSGDSSTHSNGAKSVLLDLSTNDDVWIKIVGYNDVKIYGGAWSSFMGVLISP